A window of Sulfurimonas gotlandica GD1 contains these coding sequences:
- a CDS encoding DUF6858 family protein — translation MKKSIFMDKYPIYSLELNKDEISQKSIQDIINYFLDKIEKHPIATNIAVFNHYEHTKKLNGPINDEIIDAQNVIFCFGAAIPNSKILAVRPRSIGIAEFKEKFSIEFLEAPNEKLHDVMEEWTVDLKK, via the coding sequence ATGAAAAAATCTATATTTATGGATAAGTATCCAATATATTCACTAGAATTAAATAAAGATGAGATTTCTCAAAAGAGCATTCAAGACATCATAAATTATTTTTTAGATAAAATTGAGAAGCACCCAATAGCAACAAATATAGCTGTTTTCAATCACTATGAACATACAAAAAAACTAAATGGTCCGATTAATGATGAAATTATAGATGCTCAAAATGTTATATTTTGCTTTGGTGCTGCAATTCCAAACTCTAAAATATTGGCAGTAAGACCAAGAAGCATAGGTATAGCGGAGTTTAAAGAAAAATTTTCTATAGAGTTTTTAGAAGCGCCAAATGAAAAGTTACACGATGTTATGGAAGAATGGACAGTAGATTTAAAAAAGTAA
- a CDS encoding thiamine phosphate synthase gives MQKYLITSREFYTDTPAIFRNILHEQFARHRPTYALYRDKSNPNYDIQAAHFVEVCNQFETIKSFIHRDAELAKKLEATGVHLTSTQFDEITIAKELGLEVIISTHTHDEVIKAKKLGADAVTYSPVFASPGKGEPKGIKDLKDILNKCEIKVFALGGIVDSEQVKAIEETEAYGFASIRYFY, from the coding sequence ATGCAGAAGTATCTGATAACTTCAAGAGAATTTTATACAGATACACCTGCAATCTTTCGCAACATCTTGCATGAGCAGTTTGCTCGGCATAGACCTACTTACGCTCTTTACAGAGATAAATCAAACCCAAACTATGATATTCAGGCAGCTCATTTTGTGGAAGTGTGTAATCAGTTTGAAACTATAAAGAGTTTCATCCATAGAGATGCAGAGTTAGCAAAAAAACTAGAAGCTACAGGTGTGCATCTGACATCAACACAGTTTGATGAGATAACTATAGCAAAAGAGCTTGGTCTTGAAGTAATCATAAGCACTCATACTCATGATGAAGTCATAAAAGCTAAAAAACTTGGAGCAGATGCTGTGACATACAGCCCTGTTTTTGCATCCCCTGGAAAAGGCGAACCAAAGGGTATTAAAGACTTAAAAGATATTTTAAACAAGTGTGAGATAAAAGTATTTGCTCTTGGAGGTATAGTAGATTCTGAGCAAGTAAAAGCCATAGAAGAGACAGAGGCTTACGGTTTTGCTTCTATTCGCTACTTTTATTGA
- a CDS encoding carbonic anhydrase produces the protein MKLNKLLAGSVTATLLASALLAGGHGTHWGYTGHEAPENWGNLSADYSLCKSGKSQSPINITSSVTVESKSLEKIGFDYSTGISSVINNGHTVQVNFDKGSSITVDGIKFSLVQFHFHTPSENQIDGKNFPLEGHFVHATEDGSLAVIALMFEDGTENPFIKKVWAKTPHEAGGKNAISISAKEVNTLLPTNKDYYRFSGSLTTPPCSEGVRWLVLKNYTTISKSQVKEFIHLFHDHSNNRPVQAINARKVMK, from the coding sequence ATGAAATTAAATAAATTATTAGCAGGTAGTGTTACAGCTACACTATTGGCTAGTGCACTTTTAGCAGGTGGACACGGTACTCATTGGGGTTATACAGGTCATGAGGCTCCAGAGAACTGGGGTAATTTATCTGCTGATTACAGCTTATGTAAGAGTGGTAAAAGCCAATCTCCAATCAACATCACTTCAAGTGTTACAGTTGAGTCTAAGAGTTTAGAAAAAATTGGTTTTGACTATAGCACAGGTATCTCTTCTGTTATTAACAATGGTCATACTGTTCAAGTTAACTTTGACAAGGGTAGCAGCATAACAGTTGATGGAATCAAGTTCTCACTAGTTCAGTTTCACTTTCATACACCAAGTGAAAATCAAATCGACGGCAAAAATTTTCCACTTGAAGGTCACTTCGTTCATGCAACAGAAGATGGTTCTTTAGCTGTTATTGCTTTAATGTTTGAAGATGGGACTGAAAATCCGTTTATTAAAAAAGTTTGGGCTAAGACGCCACATGAAGCAGGCGGGAAAAATGCTATTAGCATCTCTGCTAAAGAAGTGAACACACTTTTACCTACAAATAAAGATTACTACAGATTCAGCGGTTCTTTAACTACACCACCATGCTCTGAAGGTGTCAGATGGTTAGTTCTTAAAAACTATACGACTATTTCAAAATCTCAAGTAAAAGAGTTTATTCACCTTTTTCACGATCACTCTAACAACAGACCTGTTCAAGCTATTAACGCTAGAAAAGTAATGAAGTAA
- a CDS encoding c-type cytochrome has protein sequence MKKSIVLLAILGLSSLAMADAYQKCVVCHGKTGEKAALGGKSKVIKDMSKADIVAAMKGYQAGTYGGAMKAMMVEHSKGLSEADINAIAEQIGK, from the coding sequence ATGAAAAAATCAATCGTATTATTAGCTATCTTAGGTTTAAGTTCATTAGCAATGGCTGATGCATATCAGAAGTGTGTAGTTTGTCACGGTAAAACTGGTGAGAAAGCTGCACTTGGTGGTAAAAGTAAAGTTATTAAAGATATGAGTAAAGCTGATATTGTGGCTGCTATGAAGGGCTATCAGGCTGGAACATATGGCGGGGCTATGAAAGCGATGATGGTTGAGCATTCAAAAGGTCTCTCAGAAGCTGATATTAACGCTATTGCTGAGCAAATCGGTAAGTAG
- a CDS encoding enoyl-ACP reductase, translating to MSEKTMQGKTLFVSGGTRGIGKAIVYAFAAKGCDVAFTYASSADTANEIIADVEARFGVKCRAYLLNILEPLTYKDVYKLFDEDFSRLDYFISNAIISGRAVVGGFAPFMRLKPKGLSNIWTATVEAFVVGAQEAAKRMEMVGGGSIISMSSTGNLVYTPNYAGHGTNKAAVETMVRYAAAELGEKNIRVNAVSGGPIDTDALKAFPNYEEVKAEVVKRSPLSRMGDATDLTGACLFLCENGSSWLTGQTIVIDGGTSFQ from the coding sequence ATGAGCGAAAAAACTATGCAAGGTAAAACTTTATTTGTAAGTGGAGGTACTCGTGGTATCGGTAAAGCTATCGTTTATGCCTTTGCAGCAAAAGGCTGTGATGTAGCATTCACTTACGCTTCAAGTGCAGATACTGCAAATGAGATTATCGCTGATGTTGAAGCTAGATTTGGTGTTAAGTGTAGAGCTTACTTGCTAAATATACTAGAGCCTTTAACTTACAAAGATGTTTACAAACTTTTTGATGAAGATTTCAGCAGACTTGACTACTTCATCTCAAATGCAATCATCTCTGGTCGTGCTGTTGTTGGCGGTTTTGCTCCATTTATGAGACTAAAACCAAAAGGTCTTAGTAACATCTGGACTGCTACTGTGGAAGCTTTTGTAGTTGGTGCTCAAGAAGCTGCTAAGAGAATGGAAATGGTAGGCGGAGGTAGTATCATCTCTATGAGTTCTACCGGTAACCTTGTTTACACTCCAAACTATGCAGGTCACGGTACAAACAAAGCTGCAGTAGAGACTATGGTTCGCTATGCTGCTGCTGAACTTGGTGAGAAAAACATTCGTGTTAATGCTGTAAGTGGTGGTCCGATAGATACAGATGCATTAAAAGCATTTCCAAATTATGAAGAAGTAAAAGCGGAAGTTGTGAAACGTTCTCCACTAAGTCGTATGGGAGATGCAACAGACCTAACTGGTGCTTGTCTTTTCTTATGTGAAAACGGTTCTTCATGGTTAACTGGACAGACTATAGTTATCGACGGTGGGACTTCTTTCCAATAA
- a CDS encoding YggS family pyridoxal phosphate-dependent enzyme, with protein MNAEEYKIYIDNVVRKVETARLKVSGHHIVKTVAISKYSTAADIAKLYNIGQRAFGENKVQDLKAKATELEELPLEWHFVGNLQKNKINNLLEINPTLFHALDSMELAEELQKKLEAKDMILDALLQINSAKEESKHGFMPEDASEAYARIQRECPNINLKGVMSIGAHSDDRDVIKKSFETTYEIYKNLDGATICSMGMSGDFELAIECGSNMVRLGSIMFNK; from the coding sequence ATGAACGCTGAAGAATATAAAATATATATAGACAATGTAGTTAGGAAAGTTGAGACTGCTAGACTAAAAGTTAGTGGTCATCACATAGTAAAAACAGTTGCTATCAGTAAGTACTCTACTGCTGCTGATATTGCAAAACTATACAACATCGGTCAAAGAGCATTTGGTGAAAATAAGGTTCAAGATTTAAAAGCTAAAGCTACTGAGCTAGAAGAATTACCACTAGAGTGGCACTTCGTAGGTAACTTACAAAAGAACAAGATAAACAATCTCCTAGAAATCAATCCTACTCTATTTCATGCTCTTGACTCTATGGAGTTAGCAGAGGAGCTACAAAAGAAGCTAGAAGCTAAAGATATGATTCTAGATGCCCTACTTCAGATCAACTCTGCAAAAGAAGAATCAAAGCACGGTTTTATGCCTGAAGATGCATCTGAAGCTTATGCTCGCATTCAAAGAGAGTGTCCAAACATAAACCTAAAGGGTGTTATGAGTATCGGTGCTCACAGTGATGATAGAGATGTGATAAAAAAGAGTTTTGAGACTACTTATGAGATTTATAAAAATCTAGATGGAGCAACTATATGTTCTATGGGAATGAGTGGAGATTTTGAGCTTGCTATAGAATGTGGATCTAACATGGTTAGACTTGGCTCGATAATGTTTAATAAATAA
- a CDS encoding sensor histidine kinase produces MTEDKLLKRQLKKAGISSFDSVDEEAFDKLLQYIEQSYRDNSETRRIMEHSLDIASQEMREVVDDLEKAHREVEKKDKLMFQQSRFAQMGEMISMIAHQWRQPLNMISVTTASIQFDVMLDKIENEKLIASMESIASYSQHLSDTIDDFRNFFRPAKEMQRTSYCEEVKSVLNIIEDSIAAKNIEIIKELNCKSEFNVYSNELKHVIINLIKNSEDVLVENNIENPYIKIRTYKQDKTRILEISDNGGGISPENIEKIFDPYFSTKIKKSGTGLGLYMSKIIIEEHCGGQLEVANNSDGAVFKVILSH; encoded by the coding sequence ATGACTGAAGATAAACTACTAAAAAGACAGCTTAAAAAAGCTGGTATTAGCTCTTTTGACTCAGTAGATGAAGAGGCATTTGATAAGCTTCTTCAGTATATAGAACAGTCTTATAGAGATAACAGCGAGACTCGCCGTATAATGGAACATTCATTAGACATCGCTTCACAGGAGATGCGAGAAGTTGTAGATGATTTGGAAAAAGCACACAGAGAAGTTGAAAAAAAAGATAAGCTAATGTTTCAACAGTCACGTTTTGCTCAAATGGGCGAGATGATAAGTATGATAGCCCACCAGTGGAGACAACCTCTAAATATGATAAGTGTGACAACTGCTTCTATTCAGTTTGACGTAATGCTAGATAAGATAGAAAACGAGAAACTTATAGCCTCTATGGAGAGTATAGCAAGTTATTCACAGCATCTAAGTGATACTATTGATGATTTTAGAAACTTCTTCAGACCAGCAAAAGAGATGCAAAGAACCAGTTACTGTGAAGAGGTAAAGAGTGTTTTAAATATTATAGAAGACTCTATTGCAGCTAAAAATATAGAGATTATAAAAGAGCTAAACTGCAAGAGTGAGTTTAATGTATATTCTAATGAGCTGAAGCATGTTATTATTAACCTAATCAAAAATTCTGAAGATGTTTTAGTTGAAAACAATATAGAGAATCCATATATTAAAATAAGAACATATAAGCAAGATAAAACTAGAATACTGGAAATCAGTGACAACGGTGGTGGAATATCTCCAGAGAATATTGAAAAAATATTTGATCCTTATTTCTCTACAAAGATAAAGAAAAGTGGAACAGGTTTAGGTCTTTATATGAGTAAAATTATTATTGAGGAACATTGTGGAGGGCAACTTGAAGTAGCTAACAACAGTGATGGGGCTGTTTTTAAAGTGATATTATCTCATTGA
- a CDS encoding FIST signal transduction protein encodes MQIKTYLFKNGYWDNQLDEGMDSDNTLVIMFGSTNVLKVKNGIDDIVKTFPRATIVGSSTSGEIYGSEIFHDSLSVSVVHFYKSSFKVLVKEISERNSYDVGKEIVSDFPKENLKSIFLLANVLNVNGSELTKGLSTNIPNECVITGGLAGDGVEFNKTWIILNSQLMKKQIISVGLYGSDLRVEYGCKCGWSRFGLDRKVTYSQDNILYTLDNKPALELYKKYLGPYADQLPASGLYFPLMLLEDGSEEPTLRAIKAIDEEKNSITLAASIPQNSIVTFAKANLDELIMGAQEAAERLIRNYDGKQKALCIAINCIARKIVLKQEAEDEIEVVHDTLGQNVSTIGFYSYGEISKVDSGGCNFHNQSMTLMLMYELEYYD; translated from the coding sequence GTGCAGATTAAAACTTATCTTTTTAAAAATGGATATTGGGATAATCAACTCGATGAGGGTATGGATTCTGATAATACTTTAGTCATCATGTTTGGAAGTACAAATGTACTAAAAGTAAAAAATGGGATTGATGATATCGTTAAAACATTTCCAAGAGCAACTATTGTAGGTTCTTCAACTTCTGGAGAAATATATGGCAGTGAGATATTTCACGATTCACTTAGTGTATCTGTTGTTCATTTTTACAAAAGCAGCTTTAAAGTTCTTGTTAAAGAGATAAGTGAGCGCAACTCTTACGATGTAGGCAAAGAAATTGTATCTGACTTTCCAAAAGAAAATTTAAAATCAATCTTCCTCTTAGCCAATGTTTTAAACGTAAATGGTTCTGAACTGACAAAAGGTTTAAGCACAAATATCCCAAATGAGTGTGTGATTACAGGTGGTTTGGCAGGAGATGGAGTAGAGTTTAACAAGACTTGGATTATTCTTAACTCTCAGCTGATGAAAAAACAAATCATTTCTGTTGGACTTTATGGAAGTGACTTGCGAGTTGAATATGGATGCAAGTGCGGATGGTCACGATTCGGACTTGACAGAAAGGTCACTTATTCTCAAGATAATATTTTATATACTTTAGACAATAAACCTGCACTAGAACTATATAAAAAATATTTAGGTCCTTATGCAGATCAACTTCCTGCATCCGGACTGTACTTTCCACTTATGTTACTCGAAGATGGGTCTGAGGAACCAACACTAAGAGCTATTAAAGCGATAGATGAAGAGAAAAATTCTATTACACTTGCAGCTAGTATTCCTCAAAACAGTATTGTTACCTTTGCAAAAGCAAATTTGGATGAGCTGATAATGGGAGCACAAGAAGCTGCAGAGAGACTGATACGAAACTATGACGGTAAACAAAAAGCATTGTGCATCGCTATAAACTGCATAGCTAGAAAAATAGTTTTAAAGCAAGAAGCAGAAGATGAAATAGAGGTAGTCCATGATACTCTTGGTCAAAATGTTTCAACAATAGGATTCTACTCTTACGGTGAGATTTCAAAAGTTGATTCTGGCGGTTGTAACTTTCATAACCAGTCAATGACACTTATGCTTATGTATGAATTGGAGTATTATGACTGA
- a CDS encoding MTH1187 family thiamine-binding protein has translation MSVLLEFSMFPTSDDCRNGSSVSAQVSKIIDAIDKSGVSYQLTPMGTVVETDTMKEALAIIELAYEQLSDCERVYSSLKFDIRKNTKNRLKTKIASIENVLNREVNH, from the coding sequence ATGAGTGTATTACTAGAATTTAGTATGTTTCCTACTTCTGATGATTGCAGAAACGGTTCTTCTGTTTCTGCTCAGGTGAGTAAAATCATAGATGCCATAGACAAGTCAGGTGTTTCATACCAACTTACTCCAATGGGAACTGTAGTTGAGACTGACACGATGAAAGAAGCATTAGCTATCATAGAGTTGGCATACGAGCAATTAAGTGACTGTGAGAGAGTATACTCATCACTAAAGTTTGACATCCGTAAAAACACAAAAAACAGACTTAAAACTAAAATTGCTTCTATAGAAAATGTTTTAAATAGAGAGGTAAACCATTAG
- the rseP gene encoding RIP metalloprotease RseP → MSFLVSLLVLSALIFFHELGHYFAARMMGVSVEVFSIGFGKRMLTFKKWSTEWSISAIPLGGYVRMKGQDDSDPTKKSLDADSYNVKTPMQKIFILFAGPLANFVLAFVLYFVIALGGPNILSPVIGDVVKDSPAQAAGLKTNDIVKSINGVEITTWKEMAKIITESNGALTVEIIRDSFIEFKTLTPSITETTNMFNEVVQKKMIGIGSAGVSHKLELSPSETLSYATEQTIFASTMIFTGLKKLIVGEVPAKELGGVISIVKLTSDATDAGWMSVLFFAALISVNLGVLNLLPIPALDGGHIMFNLYELIFRREASEAIIIKLTIAGWVVLFSLMGLGLFNDINRLMG, encoded by the coding sequence ATGAGTTTTTTAGTATCCCTTTTAGTCCTATCGGCACTTATATTTTTTCATGAACTAGGCCACTACTTTGCGGCTAGGATGATGGGTGTTTCGGTAGAAGTTTTTAGTATCGGTTTTGGTAAGAGAATGCTTACTTTTAAAAAGTGGAGTACTGAGTGGAGTATCTCTGCTATTCCACTAGGTGGTTATGTACGTATGAAGGGTCAAGACGATTCTGATCCCACTAAAAAAAGTTTAGATGCAGATAGCTATAACGTAAAGACACCTATGCAAAAGATATTTATTCTTTTTGCCGGTCCTCTTGCTAATTTTGTACTTGCATTTGTTCTTTATTTTGTTATTGCTTTAGGCGGACCAAATATTCTTTCTCCTGTGATTGGAGATGTTGTAAAAGATTCTCCTGCTCAGGCTGCAGGACTTAAAACAAATGATATTGTTAAATCTATAAATGGTGTTGAGATTACCACTTGGAAAGAGATGGCTAAAATCATCACTGAGTCAAACGGAGCTTTAACTGTTGAGATTATAAGAGACAGTTTTATAGAGTTCAAAACTCTTACTCCTAGTATCACAGAGACTACAAACATGTTTAATGAAGTAGTTCAAAAAAAGATGATAGGAATTGGAAGTGCAGGAGTTTCTCACAAACTAGAACTTAGCCCATCTGAGACTCTCTCTTATGCAACTGAGCAGACTATCTTTGCATCTACCATGATATTTACAGGACTCAAAAAACTTATAGTCGGAGAAGTTCCTGCTAAAGAGCTAGGTGGAGTTATCAGCATAGTAAAACTAACATCAGATGCTACAGACGCAGGTTGGATGAGCGTGCTATTTTTTGCAGCACTTATCTCAGTGAACTTAGGTGTTTTAAACCTTCTACCGATTCCTGCACTTGATGGTGGACATATTATGTTTAATCTTTACGAGCTTATCTTTAGAAGAGAAGCAAGTGAAGCAATTATTATAAAACTTACTATCGCTGGATGGGTAGTACTTTTTTCACTTATGGGACTAGGTCTTTTCAACGATATTAATAGATTAATGGGGTAA
- a CDS encoding tRNA-uridine aminocarboxypropyltransferase: MKTYFGDRQKCFKCYRPTSSCMCKHIHNIKTKTKFVILMHPKEFKKVKNGTGHLTHLALDNSELFVGVDFSNHQKINEIIKEYDSYVMYPSKDALNISQTNPKNKRDMAIFIIDSTWSCSVKMLRESKNLQSLRYMSFDSIKLSQFKIKQQPAEFCLSTIESTLSVLELLNIHKIENIANGDLEEFLNPFEQMIEYQQKIIANPLSNAVRFKPKKER; the protein is encoded by the coding sequence TTGAAGACATATTTTGGAGATAGACAAAAATGCTTTAAGTGTTACCGACCTACAAGCTCATGTATGTGCAAACACATTCATAATATAAAGACTAAAACAAAATTCGTTATACTGATGCATCCAAAAGAGTTTAAAAAAGTAAAAAATGGGACAGGGCATCTGACTCATTTAGCTTTAGATAACTCGGAACTATTTGTTGGCGTAGACTTCTCAAACCATCAAAAAATAAATGAAATCATAAAAGAGTATGATAGTTACGTAATGTATCCGTCAAAAGATGCTCTAAATATAAGCCAAACAAATCCTAAAAACAAAAGAGATATGGCTATATTTATTATAGACTCTACATGGTCTTGTTCAGTTAAGATGTTAAGAGAATCTAAAAACTTACAGTCTCTAAGATATATGAGTTTTGATTCTATAAAGTTGTCTCAGTTTAAGATAAAGCAACAGCCTGCTGAGTTTTGTTTGTCTACGATAGAATCGACACTGAGTGTACTTGAACTCTTAAACATACATAAGATAGAAAATATTGCCAATGGAGACTTAGAAGAGTTCTTAAACCCATTTGAGCAGATGATAGAGTATCAGCAAAAAATAATAGCGAATCCTCTTAGTAATGCTGTGAGGTTTAAACCAAAAAAAGAGAGATAA
- a CDS encoding NAD(P)/FAD-dependent oxidoreductase, which produces MSKNYDLIVVGAGAAGMIAAIRAARNGKKVLLLEKLSQIAAKLRATGGGRCNLTNTLSNEEFMAKFGRDGRFMQDALNRFNHKNLIEFFKEIGVETHAPDGFRVFPTSHSSATIISALQDEMQRVKIDVLCSQKVEKLLSEDNRVSGVQTSTDTFFSSNVIIATGGLGYPVLGAEGDGYSLAHELGHKTTELHPAMMPLKTKEEWVGNCRADTIAKAELRVDIKKHKKLKASGDLIFTKSGIRGPVVLDFAREITPLISKYGEVPILVNLTKGMNEEQITKHLKDEVLKNPDATMKELVSTLLPEALSLELCKLTLPDPDAKLKSIPGLSRAKLINYLAWTPLTVTGHDGFKMAMITRGGIVLKEIDPKTMQSKIIDGLYFCGEVMNLDGPCGGYNLQWSFASGHLAGSLKK; this is translated from the coding sequence TTGTCAAAAAACTATGATCTTATCGTTGTTGGAGCCGGAGCTGCGGGGATGATAGCTGCCATAAGGGCGGCAAGAAATGGCAAAAAAGTTCTGTTACTTGAAAAACTCTCTCAAATTGCTGCAAAGCTTCGCGCTACAGGCGGTGGCCGCTGTAATCTTACAAACACACTCTCAAATGAAGAGTTTATGGCAAAATTTGGAAGAGACGGTCGCTTTATGCAAGATGCACTAAATCGGTTTAATCATAAAAATCTCATAGAGTTTTTTAAAGAAATAGGGGTTGAGACTCATGCACCAGACGGCTTTAGAGTATTTCCAACTTCACACAGTTCTGCTACAATCATCTCAGCACTTCAAGACGAGATGCAAAGAGTCAAAATAGATGTTTTATGCTCACAAAAAGTAGAGAAATTACTTAGTGAAGACAATCGTGTCAGCGGAGTGCAAACATCAACTGACACATTTTTTTCTTCTAATGTCATCATTGCAACCGGAGGTTTAGGCTATCCTGTTTTAGGTGCTGAGGGTGATGGTTACTCTCTTGCTCACGAGCTTGGACATAAGACTACTGAGCTTCATCCTGCAATGATGCCATTAAAGACTAAAGAAGAGTGGGTTGGAAACTGTCGTGCTGATACCATAGCAAAAGCTGAACTTCGTGTAGATATCAAAAAGCATAAAAAATTAAAAGCTTCAGGTGATCTAATCTTCACAAAAAGCGGCATCCGAGGTCCTGTTGTTTTGGATTTTGCAAGAGAGATAACACCGCTCATAAGTAAATATGGGGAAGTTCCTATTCTTGTAAATCTTACAAAAGGCATGAATGAAGAACAAATAACCAAGCATCTAAAAGATGAAGTTCTAAAGAACCCAGATGCAACAATGAAAGAACTCGTCTCTACACTACTTCCAGAAGCCTTGTCTTTAGAATTATGTAAACTCACTCTTCCAGACCCAGATGCAAAATTAAAATCCATCCCTGGACTCTCAAGAGCGAAACTTATAAACTATCTTGCATGGACACCGCTTACTGTTACAGGACATGATGGCTTTAAAATGGCGATGATTACGCGAGGCGGTATAGTTTTAAAAGAGATAGACCCAAAAACAATGCAGAGTAAAATTATAGATGGATTGTATTTTTGTGGAGAAGTTATGAATCTTGATGGTCCATGTGGAGGCTATAACCTCCAATGGTCTTTTGCTAGTGGACACCTAGCCGGTAGTTTAAAAAAATAA
- the pgsA gene encoding CDP-diacylglycerol--glycerol-3-phosphate 3-phosphatidyltransferase — protein MLNLPNALASLRILIAPLMFWVILNPEIFTDNGYHVSWNYYFASMLFVLASATDFFDGYIAREWNQMTLLGGILDPLADKMLTLAAFLGLMMIGEASAWAIYIIIVRELFITGIRTVAVSEGLDVKASWAGKVKTVAQMIAIGFLLMHWPMGNELLWFAVALTVYSGLEYLWGFRKALLKDEI, from the coding sequence TTGCTAAACCTCCCAAACGCCCTGGCATCACTTCGCATACTTATTGCACCGTTGATGTTTTGGGTAATTTTAAATCCAGAAATTTTTACAGATAACGGTTACCATGTCTCGTGGAACTACTACTTTGCATCTATGCTTTTTGTTTTAGCATCTGCAACAGACTTTTTTGACGGTTACATTGCTAGAGAGTGGAATCAGATGACTCTGCTTGGTGGTATCCTAGATCCACTTGCAGATAAGATGCTGACACTTGCCGCTTTCTTAGGTCTTATGATGATTGGTGAGGCTTCTGCTTGGGCAATATATATCATAATCGTTCGTGAGCTTTTCATCACAGGTATCAGAACTGTCGCAGTTAGTGAAGGTCTTGATGTAAAAGCTTCATGGGCAGGAAAAGTAAAAACAGTAGCACAGATGATAGCTATCGGCTTTTTACTTATGCACTGGCCTATGGGAAATGAGCTTTTATGGTTTGCAGTAGCACTTACTGTTTACTCCGGTTTAGAGTATCTTTGGGGCTTTAGAAAAGCACTTCTTAAGGACGAGATTTAA
- a CDS encoding ankyrin repeat domain-containing protein: MQDTNTFEMFEKIVYDNDLELFKSEVQKLDDINIQNKYGWTLLHVSIRRDRAAMVDFLLDNGADINKVDGVGWTPLMEAIMDDMPNLCRVLVDRGADKSIANARGVTAPMLAQKFGRVDMYDALS; encoded by the coding sequence ATGCAAGATACAAATACATTTGAAATGTTTGAAAAAATAGTTTACGATAACGACCTAGAACTTTTTAAGAGTGAAGTTCAAAAACTGGATGACATAAATATTCAAAATAAATATGGCTGGACACTTTTACATGTAAGCATCAGGAGAGACAGAGCTGCTATGGTTGACTTTCTACTAGACAACGGTGCAGATATAAACAAAGTTGACGGTGTTGGCTGGACTCCACTTATGGAAGCTATTATGGATGACATGCCAAACCTCTGTAGAGTACTTGTAGATAGAGGTGCGGATAAGTCTATTGCAAACGCGAGAGGTGTTACAGCCCCAATGCTTGCACAAAAATTTGGTCGTGTTGATATGTACGACGCACTATCTTAA